The following are from one region of the Primulina eburnea isolate SZY01 chromosome 17, ASM2296580v1, whole genome shotgun sequence genome:
- the LOC140818022 gene encoding uncharacterized protein: protein MQPTGFSDMKCDILELKGDNYKIWKKGFLLQLRWMNIAYAIRKDEPSAITENNISDDVDLYEKWERSNRLCVMFIKTKITAGMRGSVDQHNNVRELLKAIDEQFQSLDKALASTLIMEFSSLRLTSVRGVREHIMKMRDIAARLKTLEVEMSEIFLVHYILCILPQQYGPFKISYNTHKDKWSINELMTMCVQEEGRLLMETSDNVFMTTQGKYKKQAKVKGKGKGIISPQPDIKKESKCFFCKKTGHMKKDCDKFKD from the coding sequence ATGCAACCAACGGGtttttctgatatgaaatgTGACATTCTCGAACTAAAGGGCGATAACtataaaatatggaaaaaaggatttcttcttcaattgagGTGGATGAATATTGCTTATGCTATACGGAAAGACGAACCATCTGCTATTACTGAAAACAACATTTCGGATGATGTTGATCTTTATGAAAAATGGGAGCGATCTAATCGACTTTGCGTAATGTTCATAAAGACCAAAATCACTGCTGGTATGCGTGGTTCTGTCGATCAGCATAATAATGTCAGAGAATTACTGAAAGCTATTGATGAACAATTTCAGTCTTTAGATAAAGCACTTGCCAGTACCCTAATAATGGAATTCTCTTCATTAAGGCTCACCAGTGTGAGAGGTGTGCGAGAGCACATCATGAAGATGCGGGACATAGCAGCTCGGCTCAAGACACTTGAAGTGGAAATGTCTGAGATTTTTCTTGTGCACTACATTTTATGCATTCTTCCACAGCAATATGGACCCTTCAAAATTTCCTACAACACACATAAGGATAAATGGTCAATTAATGAATTAATGACCATGTGTGTTCAAGAGGAAGGAAGGTTATTGATGGAAACAAGTGATAATGTCTTTATGACTACACAAGGAAAGTATAAGAAGCAAGCCAAAGTCAAGGGAAAAGGGAAAGGAATAATTTCACCTCAACCTGACATTAAGAAAGAATCCAAGTGTTTTTTCTGTAAAAAGACGGGACACATGAAGAAGGATTGCGATAAATTTAAGGACTGA